The Sphingosinicellaceae bacterium genome includes the window CGGCGCACATCGCGGCGCGGATGCCGGACCGGTTGCTGTCGGTGCACATGATGGCGGCGCTGGCGGAAACGCGTAACAAGGCGATGGATTGTTCGGTGCCGATCGAGGCGCTGGCGGCTGGCATCGCCAAGACGGTCGGCAATCCGCAAAGCTGGTGGCACATGGCCGACACCAGCCCGACCAAGCGCATCCCCGGTTTCGCCGATCGCAGTTACGACGAGGGCGCGCGCGCCTTCTTCATCCGTGGGCAGGGCGGCGACGCACTTCCGGAGGCGGCCGAGATGAAGCGCTACTGTGGCCAGTCGCTGCCCGACGTCTCCCACGTAAAGGCACCGCTGTTCACCTATTACGGCGAGGCCGATGCACTGGTCGTGCCCGCTAACGGCGCGTGGTGGCGGGCCCATTTCGGCGGCGCCAAGACCGAACGCGCCTATCCCGGCGAGGGCCACGACACCCAGTACCGGCACTGGGACCAGGCCTTGCTCGACATGGCCGGCTTCGGTGGCAAGACGCTGGTCTGCGCCGGCGGCACGGCCGCGATGGTCGATCCCGGCACTGTGGTTGCTCTGCAGGCCAGGGGCGCGACGCTCGGCCTGTGCGCATGGCGCAAACCAGTTCCGTGACTATCGGCTGCAGCGTTCGCCGGCACCGGGCCCGATAGACCAAGGTCGAAGTCCGAGTTCTGCGAAGGCATTGCCACTTTCTGCCAGCCTGGCCCATCTTGCAGTCAACGACCGTCAAACGAGCGAATGCGCTGCTCGTTACTCAAGTGACCGGAACTATAAACGATCTGTTAATAGGTCGCTAGTGTAATGACATCAATCAGGTGTGCATAGGGCGCAAGAACGGGTCAGCATCTAGGTTAGTTTTATATTGACAACATATTGCTTAAGATCAACGAATCGATTATGAATGAATCATGACGGGGGTCCGGCATGGCTGATAGCGAAGACTGGCGTCGTCAGCGTGCTGTCGAGCTCGGTTTGGAGCCTTACAGTAACTTCGCCAAAGGCCAGCCTGCCGCATCGAACACTCACCTTGGTTCGCCGGTACCGTCTTCGGCGGGCACTGAACAGGAGCGTCCCGGCGTCGGAGAGGGTGTCGTCGCGATGCGCCTGCCGCCGCCGGAGAGAGCTCTGGTCGTGGCCAGCGAGACGCCGCGCGAACTGTCGCTACGGCCGATCCAGCCGGTTTATGCCGTTCCTGCCGCGCCCCTACGGAAAGTAACCGACAACCGGGAGAGGGCGCGACGCGACACTCCGAAGATGTCCAGTGTGCGGACCCAGGCCGGGCGTGGTGTTTCGCTTTACTTTGCCGGAGCGGTGCTGGCGGCTGCCGCGGCGGGTGGAGCATGGTTCGCGCTCCAGCAAACGCCACCACCGGCCCCGCAGACCTGGGTCCGGACTGCACAAGCCGAGCCGTCGGTCGCTCTCGCGGCATTGCCCCCGGCTGCGGTCCCGGGGCCGGACCCACAACGGGTGCTGCCGGCGCTGGCGGCGGTAACGTGCGATGAACCCGAGATCGTCGCTGGACTGCGCGCCGCCGCCAGTGACCAGTTGCGGCGGTCCAGCTTCGCTACCGGGAACAATCCGCCCGTAATCGTGGCCGGCGTGTCCAGCGCCCGGCCCAAAGTCGCGGACACCGGTGGTGGACTGACAGTCTGCACCGCCGCGCTCAGCCTGCGTCGCGCCAGCGGCAAGGCGGCGACCTTCGATGTCGACTATGCGGTTCGAGCGGTCGCCGGCTCGCGGCCACAGGTAGTGCCGCTCGGTTTCAATCATCTTGTCGACAGTGTCGCCGCCGCTGCCCCGGTCGAGCCGGCAAGCGCGGCGCCCAGGCTGGCGGCCCTGCCGGACGTGACGAAAAAGCCGTCTCGCGAGTCCACGACGCGCTCGCGGATCGTGGTCGTGGCCAAGCCGATCCTCGTCAGCACGGGGCCGCTGGCAAACACTGCGCCTACCGGCTTCGGGCTGCCGGGTGCATCCACCCTCTCGCTGGCGACCGGGGAAGCGACGGCCCAGCCCGTCGTCAAGGTACCGCGCGGTTGCGACCAGCCGGCGACGCTGTCGGTATCGATCACCTGCCGGAACGCCTCCCTGCTCGCGCTGAACGCCCAAATCGCGGCCACTATCGCGGCGCTCGACCAGCCCAACAATGAACGCATATTGGCGCGCATCAGGAATCGCGCCGACCTGCGCTTCGACCGTTGCCAGTCGGTTCCGTGCGTCGGCAGGGCCTACCGCTACTGGCTCAACGAACTTGCCAGCGTGACACCGGACACGGGCGGAACGGTGACCGCAGGACGCAATGACCGCGAGACGCGCGGCTCGACCGCCTACAGCGAGATCGACGTTCCTCGGTAGCGGTGACGAGCCCGGCGGTCAGGCCAGACCCTCGGCTTCGAACGTCGCCTGCACGGCGGGCCGGCCCTTTAGCCGCGCGTACACGCCGGCCAGGGTGCCGGGGATGGTGACGCCGAACTTGTCCGCCCACAGCATCGTCACCAGCAGGTAGAAGTCCGCGACGCTCGGATGGTCGCCCAGCAGATAGTCGCCGGCGACGCGGTCGCCGAGGTACGCCATCCGCTTGGTGATGTAGGCGCTCGCGTCGGCCTTCTGGCGGTCATCGCCATCATGCCAGAACGGCTTGTAGCTCTTGTGGATTTCGGTCGAGATGTAGGCGAGCGTTTCAAGCAGGCGGGTGCGGCCGAGCGGTCCCGCAAGACCAAACTGCGGATACAGCCCCGCCAGGTAATCCAGCACTGCGATGTTCTCGGTCAACGGCGCGCCGTCGTCGAGGATCAGCGCCGGGACATAGCCCTTGACCGTGACGGCGTTGAAGTCGGCGCCCGACGCGGTCAGCTTGGTCTTGAGGTCGACGCGCTCGCTGTCGAACGCGACGCCGGCCTCATGCAGGACGACGTGGGAGGCGAGGCTGCAGGCACCGGGCGAATAATAGATCTTCATCGGATTGGTCCTTCATTAGGGATTGCGGTGTGCCTCTAACGCCGTTCGGCCCGTCCGTTGCCGATTGCCCAGAACGTCAGGGCGGTGCCGAGGATCGCCGGCAGCGTCACTGTCGGGAAGTCGCGGGCCAGCGCCGAGGGGCCGCAGATGCCGACCGCGACCTCCCAGAAGTGGAACAGCGCGTGGCCCCACAGCCAGAGCGTCGGGCTCGCCCACAACACGACGCGGTACTCGGGCCGCGCCGCGCCGACGAGTAACGCCGCGCCGAGGAACAGGAAGATCAGCCCGATATCGCGGATAAAATGCTGGTTAAACGGCCCGGTGCTGGTCACGCCGGGCACTGCCAGATACCAGTTTCCGGGCGAATACAGCATGGTGAGCCCGTTCAGCACCGCACCGATGCCGAGCACGACGGCGAGGGCGAGACAGAGTCGCTTGAGCATCGTCGTTCCCTTCTAGGATGGTCGAGAGATCGGCAGCGGCGGCGGTTCGGCCAGCCTATTTGCGGGGCGGCGGCGCGACATTCTCAAGCCACCACTCGAACTTCGTCGACCCGAGCTTTGTGTCCGCGCCGGGCAGCGCGACGTCGCCCATGCCCTCCTGCATGCGCGTCAGGATCGCCAGCACCGCGATCGAGACCGGCCGCGACCGGTCGATCTTGGTTACGATCGGCGCGGCGGTCGGCGGCACGTTCATGTCGCTCTGCTGTGCGCCTCGGCCTGCTCACCAAGTGTAGTGGCACGCCAGCCCCGCCGGTCAACCCGTTTCGCCACTTCAACAGGTTGTGGTAACCTCCGCTTTTAATCAGGTGCGGGGAAACCTGCCGCGGAGCATGAAGAGTGTGGGTAGCCACGGCCGGACACCGGCCCTGAAGGGAGTCGAGATGGATCCGAGGGAGAGCAAGCACCTTCACGACACGATCGGATTCGTCGGGTTGCGCGCGCACGCAACCGCGGTCGGCCTGATTCAGCTGACGACCGAGCTCGTCGATGCCGGTGTGCTCGATGCGTCGGCACTGGCGCGGGTCAAGGAGAAGATCGCGCAGGATCTCTGCCTCAATCGCCCGGCGCACACCTCGAAGGCTACCTTCGAGCGCCAGACCAGGGAACGGCTGGACCGGCTGTTTTGCGGCAAGCAGCCCCTCGCGCCGATGACGGTCGCAGCCGGGGCGAAGGCCACCTAGAGTATCCGTTGTGATCAAGCGGATTTCGGTGTCCAGTTTCTGCCTGTTTTGAGCAGCGAGTTTGCCAGGATGACGAGCTTACGCATGACCGCTGTGATGGCTACTTTCGGCGGTTTTCCGGCAGCAACGAGAGCCTTATATTTAGCCTTCATGTCGGCGTTGAACCGGGTGGCGACGAGCGCGGGCATGTAAAGCGCGTGTCGCAGCTGGGCTCGTCCGCCCCGGATATGACGCTTGCCGCGGTGCTGCCCGCTGTCGCGGGCGATTGGTGCGAGGCCGGCCAGCGACGCGACCTGCTTGCTGTCGAGCGTTCCGAGTTCGGGCATTTCGATGAGCATGGCGATCGCCGTAGTCTCGCCGATACCGGGAATGGAGACGAGAACCTCGAAGCGCGTTGCAAGGTCCGGCTCGCGGGACAGGCTGGCTTTCAGCTCGGCGTCGATCGCGGCGATCTGCCGGTCGATCTGGGCAAGCCGCTGCGCGGCGTGGCGTTTCAAAAGCCGCGAGCGACAAACATGCTCGCGGTTCTTTGCAGCGGTCCGGTCCTTGACCAGGCCGAGCCTGGCAACCTGCAACTCCTTCATATCGTCGAGGATCTCGCTGACGATTGGCCGCGACGGCAGCTCGAGCAAGGCACCCATGCGTGCCAGCATCGCGGCGTCGACTGCATCGGTCTTGGCGTTGCAGCCGATTGCCTCGGCAAAGCGCCGGGCCTGGCGCGGGTTGACCTTGGCAAGCGGCAAGCCGGCACTACCGAGCCGGCGCTCGAAGTTGTGGTGGTAGCGTCCGGTCGGCTCGAAGACGACGCGGGCGATGCGACGATCTGCAAGCCAGCCCAGCAAGGCCTTGAGGCCTTTGGCATCATTGGTGAACTGGCGGGCTGTGCCCGCCGGGTGCAAGTGAACGTCGAGCGTCGCTTTGCAGATATCGACGCCGACATTCTGAGCTATACTGGTCTCCATCTTTTCCAGGTCCTCTGCTTGTCATGCGGGCCCACAAGCCCACGTATCCGTTCAGGCCACAGGAAAAGAGAAGGGCGATCAAACTCTAGCTCGGTCCATGACGACCAGCATTTTTACGATCCGTCCCTTCCCGCCACCGGCGAGTTTGCGGCTCGTCGGCGGCGGCCTATCTTCGCAGAAAGGCCGGAGTCTTCATAAGACAAGCATCTTTCGAGCTGACAGACTCGTTGGGGATTCCCAAGCCGGCTTCGATCTGATTCAAGATGCATGCTGGCGAGGGAGGCTGGCGTGCATGACCAAGGCGCTGTCGATCGATCTTCGTGAGCGTGTTGTTGCGGTGATCGACGGGGGTTTGTCACGACGCCAGGCGGCGGCTCGGTTCGGGGTCAGCGTGTCGAGCGCGATCCGTTGGCATGCGCTGGCGAGACAGACGGGTGCTGCCACGCCAAAGCGGCAGGGCGGCGACCGGCGCTCGGGACGGATCGAGGCCCATGCCGACATGATCCTCGGCGCCGTCGCCAGGCAGCCCGACATCACGCTTGCCGAGCTACGCGAGATGCTTACCGGGCACGGCGTCACCGTCGGCATCGCGACGCTGTGGCGGTTCTTCGCGCGTCGGAAGATCACGCTCAAAAAAAGTCCGGGCATGCAGCGGAGCAGGATCGTCCCGACGTCGTAGCTCGCCGCGAGGCGTGGTTCGAAGGTCAGCTCGACCTCGATCCGCATCGCCTCGTGTTCATCGACGAGACCGGGGCCAACACCAAGATGGCGCGCCTTCACGGGCGTGCCCCGTGCGGGCAGCGGCTGCGGATGAGCGTGCCGCACGGACATTGGAAAACCACGACGTTTACGGGCGCTCTGCGGTTGACGGGCATGACCGCGCCGATGGTGCTCGACGGCCCGATGACGGGCGAGTGGTTCCTCGCCTATGTCGAGCAGGTGCTGGGGCCGACGCTCAGCCCCGGCGACGTGATCATCATGGACAACCTGCCAGCCCACAAAGGCGCCGCCGTCCGTGAAGCCATTGAGGCGAGCGGCGCGACGCTGCTCTTCCTCCCGCCATACTCGCCCGACTTCAACCCGATCGAAAACGCCTTCTCGAAGCTCAAGGCGCTGCTCCGAAAAGCCGCCGCCCGAACCGTCGACCAGCTCTGGACCGTCATCGGCAACAGCCTCGACGCATTCACACCCGACGAATGCGCCAACTACTTCAGGCACGCCGGCTATGATGCGTACTGATCGGAAAATGCTCTAGACCGAGCCGGTAATGCGGCTCGGTCCAGTGGGGCCCGCTGCGACCTACTTCGCGAAATAATGCGCGTAGGCCGGCAGGGTCAGGAACGACTCAAGCTCGTCCGCCAGAACCAGCGTCCGGAAGATTTCGGCCGCCTCGACGTACTTGCCCGCCGTGTAGAAGTTGTCGCCGACATCCTTCTTCCAGACGTCGAGCTGCTCATCCGTCACGCGCGAGATCAGGTCCGCCGTCACCGGCTCGCCGCTGTCGAGCACGGCACCCGTCACCCGCCATTGCCACAACTGCGTGCGGCTGATCTCGGCGGTGGCGGCGTCCTCCATCATGTTGTGGAGCGGGGCCGCGCCGACGCCGCGCAGCCACGACGCGATATAGCCGATGCCGACGTTGACGTTGTTGGTCAGTCCGGCCAACGACTTCGGACCCGGGGGTGCGACGGTCAGCTGTTCCGCGGTGACGCTGCCCTCGGGGATCTTCGACAGCTGGTTCGGCCCGGGCATCGCCTTGTCGAAGACCTCCATCGCGATCCCGACGAGGCCCGGGTGCGCAACCCAGGTGCCGTCGTGGCCGAAGTCCGCCTCGCGCTCCTTGTCGGCGCGGACGGCGGCAAAGGCCTTGTCGTTGGCGGCCTCGTCACCCTTGACCGGGATGAACGCCGACATGCCGCCCATCGCGTGCGCGCCGCGCTTGTGGCAGGTGCGGATGACGTGCAGCGCATAGTCACGCATGAACGGCACGGTCATGTTGACGGCGCCGCGGTCGGGCAGGACGTGGTTCTTGTCCGCTCCGAAGCACTTGATGTAGCTGAAGATATAGTCCCAGCGGCCGCAGTTGAGGGCCGCGATATGGTCACGCAGTTCGTACAGAATCTCGTCCGCCATGAACGCGCCCGGCAGCGTCTCGATCAGCACCGTCGCCTTGATCGTGCCGACCGGCAGGCCAAGCACCGACTGGGCATAGACGAAGACATTGTTCCACAGCCGCGCCTCGAGATAATGCTCGAGCTTCGGCAGGTAGAAATACGGCCCCGACCCCTTGGCGACGAGGGCCTGGGCGTTGTGGAAGAAGTACATTCCGAAATCGAACAGCGCGCCCGCCACCGCTTCGCCGTCGACGACCATGTGCGCCTCCGGCAGGTGCCAGCCGCGCGGGCGGGCAAGCAGCGTCGCGGTGGTTTCGTTGAGCTTATAGCTCTTGCCCTTGTCTTCGA containing:
- a CDS encoding transposase; translation: METSIAQNVGVDICKATLDVHLHPAGTARQFTNDAKGLKALLGWLADRRIARVVFEPTGRYHHNFERRLGSAGLPLAKVNPRQARRFAEAIGCNAKTDAVDAAMLARMGALLELPSRPIVSEILDDMKELQVARLGLVKDRTAAKNREHVCRSRLLKRHAAQRLAQIDRQIAAIDAELKASLSREPDLATRFEVLVSIPGIGETTAIAMLIEMPELGTLDSKQVASLAGLAPIARDSGQHRGKRHIRGGRAQLRHALYMPALVATRFNADMKAKYKALVAAGKPPKVAITAVMRKLVILANSLLKTGRNWTPKSA
- the aceB gene encoding malate synthase A, translated to MAVDGVQITGAMKPGFETILTDAAMLFVANLHRQYEPTRQALIRARYERQRWWNEGNPIEFAPETSSVRDGDWKVAGSPADLQDRRVEITGPVDRKMVINALNSGAKCYMACFEDASTPAWEIMVEGQVNLRDAVAGTITLEDKGKSYKLNETTATLLARPRGWHLPEAHMVVDGEAVAGALFDFGMYFFHNAQALVAKGSGPYFYLPKLEHYLEARLWNNVFVYAQSVLGLPVGTIKATVLIETLPGAFMADEILYELRDHIAALNCGRWDYIFSYIKCFGADKNHVLPDRGAVNMTVPFMRDYALHVIRTCHKRGAHAMGGMSAFIPVKGDEAANDKAFAAVRADKEREADFGHDGTWVAHPGLVGIAMEVFDKAMPGPNQLSKIPEGSVTAEQLTVAPPGPKSLAGLTNNVNVGIGYIASWLRGVGAAPLHNMMEDAATAEISRTQLWQWRVTGAVLDSGEPVTADLISRVTDEQLDVWKKDVGDNFYTAGKYVEAAEIFRTLVLADELESFLTLPAYAHYFAK
- a CDS encoding alpha/beta hydrolase; amino-acid sequence: MNSLKALALIAALLAAPVVAEPSVPAVPAFQTGFDDLGPAVQTLAGPKARAVHFIDTGEAGWRPVLFLGGTGTSARAFLMTEYLQTLRRQLHLRFISVERNGFGDTVYGPAWTFADYVDEVSAVVDHLKVPRFAMVAISGGGPYAAHIAARMPDRLLSVHMMAALAETRNKAMDCSVPIEALAAGIAKTVGNPQSWWHMADTSPTKRIPGFADRSYDEGARAFFIRGQGGDALPEAAEMKRYCGQSLPDVSHVKAPLFTYYGEADALVVPANGAWWRAHFGGAKTERAYPGEGHDTQYRHWDQALLDMAGFGGKTLVCAGGTAAMVDPGTVVALQARGATLGLCAWRKPVP
- a CDS encoding glutathione transferase GstA; this encodes MKIYYSPGACSLASHVVLHEAGVAFDSERVDLKTKLTASGADFNAVTVKGYVPALILDDGAPLTENIAVLDYLAGLYPQFGLAGPLGRTRLLETLAYISTEIHKSYKPFWHDGDDRQKADASAYITKRMAYLGDRVAGDYLLGDHPSVADFYLLVTMLWADKFGVTIPGTLAGVYARLKGRPAVQATFEAEGLA
- a CDS encoding IS630 family transposase (programmed frameshift) gives rise to the protein MTKALSIDLRERVVAVIDGGLSRRQAAARFGVSVSSAIRWHALARQTGAATPKRQGGDRRSGRIEAHADMILGAVARQPDITLAELREMLTGHGVTVGIATLWRFFARRKITPQKKSGHAAEQDRPDVVARREAWFEGQLDLDPHRLVFIDETGANTKMARLHGRAPCGQRLRMSVPHGHWKTTTFTGALRLTGMTAPMVLDGPMTGEWFLAYVEQVLGPTLSPGDVIIMDNLPAHKGAAVREAIEASGATLLFLPPYSPDFNPIENAFSKLKALLRKAAARTVDQLWTVIGNSLDAFTPDECANYFRHAGYDAY